The Streptomyces pactum genome contains a region encoding:
- a CDS encoding trypco2 family protein encodes MKIELADAVAALRDELLAASARGAGADVAFQVGSIEMEFAVELRYDAKATGGFKAWVVTADGEASAGRTRTHRISVTLTPRRADGEDLLIHGARDRPKGPGDVSGRIRN; translated from the coding sequence GTGAAGATCGAGCTGGCGGACGCGGTCGCGGCATTACGCGATGAACTCCTGGCAGCATCCGCACGCGGGGCCGGGGCTGATGTCGCGTTCCAGGTGGGGTCCATCGAGATGGAGTTCGCGGTGGAGCTGCGGTACGACGCCAAAGCCACGGGCGGCTTCAAGGCATGGGTGGTCACCGCCGACGGGGAGGCCAGTGCCGGGCGGACTCGCACCCATCGGATCTCGGTGACGCTCACCCCGCGGCGGGCGGACGGTGAGGACCTCTTGATCCATGGCGCCCGCGACCGGCCTAAAGGGCCGGGGGACGTATCCGGGCGCATCCGGAACTGA